In the genome of Epinephelus lanceolatus isolate andai-2023 chromosome 18, ASM4190304v1, whole genome shotgun sequence, one region contains:
- the LOC117268563 gene encoding polyserase-2 has protein sequence MAFYKVIAVAALLTLLTQESYSQLNVCGRPALNTRIVGGQEAPEGSWPWQASLHRFGGHFCGGSLINKEWVLSAAHCFSNPSTSSLIVYLGRQSQENSNPNEVSRSVTQIINHPNYNPATSDNDISLLKLSSPVTFTNYILPVCLAAPDSTFFAGIDSWVTGWGNIQFGVPLPSPQNLMEVEVPVVGNRQCNCDYGVGTITENMICAGLRNGGKDSCQGDSGGPMVSKQNGVWIQEGVVSFGEGCALPERPGVYTRVSRYQAWINTQIITDQPGYVTFTSTGTDSDLSVTCAGLPPPPTTLPPTTTAKPVVCGQAPMNTRISGGVSVATAGIWPWMASLQKNGSHVCGGTLVSVDSVLSSADCFSSSPTPSAWTVVLGRLKQNGSNPFEVTLNVTNITLSNQTGSNVAVLQLSSQPTLSDYIQPICMDNGRTFAVGTTCWAAGWSSGQGGEEQVLQEFQTSVENCGNASSSDSICTGTFTLGQGDSGGPLMCKLDNSWFQAAVLPADNTTRETRVTVITFTKLSTYQEFLSRIVGFLSAASTNSNSTATTAANPTTNSGDAPAHSTFFIFFHLLFSSMCLRLFL, from the exons ATGGCTTTCTACAAAGTTATCGCTGTGGCAGCTCTGCTGACTCTCCTGACACAAG AGTCGTACTCTCAACTAAATG TGTGTGGTCGGCCCGCGCTTAACACCAGGATTGTTGGAGGACAGGAGGCCCCTGAGGGCAGCTGGCCGTGGCAGGCCAGCCTACACAGATTTGGGGGCCACTTTTGTGGAGGATCCCTCATCAACAAAGAATGGGTGCTGTCTGCTGCTCACTGCTTCTCAAA CCCAAGTACATCCAGTCTGATTGTATATTTGGGTCGCCAGAGTCAAGAGAATTCAAACCCCAATGAGGTATCTCGGTCGGTAACGCAGATCATCAATCATCCAAACTACAACCCTGCCACTAGTGACAACGACATCTCCCTCCTGAAGCTCAGCTCACCGGTGACTTTCACCAACTACATTCTGCCTGTTTGCCTAGCAGCTCCAGACAGCACCTTCTTCGCCGGCATTGACAGCTGGGTCACCGGCTGGGGCAACATTCAATTTGGAG tGCCTCTTCCTTCCCCACAAAACCTAATGGAGGTGGAGGTGCCAGTTGTGGGGAACAGACAGTGTAACTGTGACTATGGAGTGGGCACAATCACGGAAAACATGATCTGCGCCGGGTTACGTAATGGAGGGAAGGACTCCTGTCAG GGGGATTCAGGTGGTCCAATGGTGAGCAAGCAGAACGGTGTCTGGATCCAGGAAGGAGTTGTAAGTTTTGGAGAAGGTTGTGCCCTGCCAGAAAGACCAGGAGTCTACACCAGAGTGTCCAGATATCAGGCATGGATCAACACCCAAATCATCACTGACCAGCCAGGCTATGTCACCTTCACATCCACTGGGACTGACAGTGATCTCAGCGTCACCTGTGCTGGCCTGCCGCCACCTCCAACAACCCTCCCCCCAACAACCACAGCTAAAC CTGTGGTCTGTGGCCAGGCCCCGATGAATACACGTATTTCGGGAGGAGTCTCAGTGGCGACGGCTGGTATATGGCCATGGATGGCAAGCCTACAGAAGAATGGAAGTCATGTGTGTGGTGGGACTCTGGTGTCTGTTGACTCTGTGTTGAGCAGTGCCGACTGCTTCTCAAG TTCACCCACACCGTCTGCCTGGACCGTTGTGTTGGGTCGGTTGAAACAGAATGGATCCAATCCTTTTGAGGTGACACTTAACGTAACAAATATCACTCTGAGCAACCAGACTGGGTCCAATGTAGCAGTGCTGCAACTGTCATCCCAACCCACCCTGTCCGACTACATCCAGCCCATCTGCATGGATAACGGAAGGACCTTTGCTGTGGGCACCACGTGCTGGGCTGCTGGCTGGAGCTCCGGGCAAGGAGGTG AGGAACAAGTTCTGCAGGAGTTCCAAACCTCGGTGGAAAATTGTGGGAATGCATCGTCAAGTGACAGCATTTGTACTGGAACTTTCACACTGGGGCAG gGTGATTCTGGAGGTCCACTGATGTGTAAGCTGGACAACTCTTGGTTCCAAGCAGCAGTATTACCAGCTGATAACACCACCAGGGAAACACGAGTAACAGTGATAACGTTCACCAAACTGAGCACGTATCAGGAATTCCTGTCTCGGATAGTGGGGTTCCTTTCCGCAGCCTCCACCAACAGCAACAGCACTGCCACCACAGCAGCCAACCCCACCACCAACAGCGGGGATGCTCCTGCTCACTCCaccttcttcatcttcttccatctcctcttctcttccaTGTGTCTCCGCCTCTTCTTATAG